In Pseudomonadota bacterium, one DNA window encodes the following:
- a CDS encoding SDR family oxidoreductase, with translation MYSYQTYNEPKRILVTGGAGFIGSHLSERLLNDGHEVLCLDNYFTGTKKNISHLLTHPHFELITHDVTQPILLEVDWIFNLACPASPIHYQYNPVKTIKVNVLGALNMLGLAKRVRARVMQASTSEIYGDPETHPQREEYWGNVNPIGKRSCYDEGKRVAETLFFDYLRQNNVDIKVVRIFNTYGPRMRPDDGRVISNFITEAINNKPVTIYGDGTQTRSFCYIDDMIEGMIRMMDYETGEHKRERNYTKPYLSGFPGPINLGNPNEISIISIAKRVIDCLSSKSEIIFEKLPDDDPRRRCPDISKAKNYLEWQPKISLDEGLKRTIDYFLNKVRAKQ, from the coding sequence ATGTATAGTTATCAAACATATAACGAACCAAAACGTATACTCGTGACCGGTGGTGCGGGTTTTATAGGTTCCCATCTTTCGGAAAGGCTATTAAACGATGGGCACGAGGTCCTGTGTCTTGATAATTATTTTACAGGAACAAAGAAGAATATATCCCATCTCCTAACCCATCCGCATTTTGAACTGATAACCCATGATGTTACGCAACCCATACTCCTTGAGGTGGATTGGATATTTAACCTTGCCTGCCCGGCAAGCCCTATACACTACCAGTACAACCCTGTAAAGACGATAAAGGTGAATGTCCTTGGTGCGCTGAATATGCTCGGTCTTGCAAAGAGGGTAAGGGCAAGGGTTATGCAGGCCTCAACAAGTGAGATTTATGGTGACCCAGAAACCCACCCGCAAAGGGAAGAATACTGGGGAAATGTGAATCCCATTGGTAAGAGAAGCTGTTACGATGAAGGCAAAAGGGTAGCAGAAACCCTTTTCTTTGATTACCTGAGACAGAACAATGTGGACATAAAGGTTGTCCGTATATTCAATACCTATGGGCCGCGGATGAGACCTGATGATGGCCGTGTAATAAGCAATTTTATAACAGAGGCGATAAACAATAAACCAGTCACAATCTATGGAGATGGCACGCAGACGAGGTCTTTCTGTTATATTGATGATATGATAGAAGGTATGATACGGATGATGGACTACGAAACCGGGGAACATAAAAGGGAAAGGAATTATACAAAGCCATATCTTTCCGGATTTCCTGGCCCAATAAACCTTGGTAACCCGAACGAGATTTCGATTATATCGATTGCAAAAAGGGTTATCGATTGCTTAAGTTCTAAGTCTGAGATTATATTCGAAAAGCTGCCTGATGATGACCCAAGGAGAAGATGCCCTGATATTTCAAAGGCAAAAAACTATCTTGAATGGCAGCCAAAAATATCGCTTGATGAGGGCCTGAAA
- a CDS encoding UDP-glucose/GDP-mannose dehydrogenase family protein, giving the protein MHISVIGAGYVGLVTGACFAETGNDVICMDIDKEKIAKLKQAIIPIYEPHLEELVKNNLKEGRLSFTNDIKKATEHGLIIFICVNTPQDEDGSADLKYVMHVASDVGKTIEKYRIVVIKSTVPVGTCGKVKEVITEELKKRKLEIPFDVASNPEFLKEGVAVDDCMKPERVIIGVDEGRVEEILRELYAPFIRTGAPFLVMDIKSSEMTKYTANAMLATRISFMNQIANICEKLGADVMMVMRGIGSDSRIGPKFLFPGVGFGGSCFPKDIRALIKTSQDCGYSPFILEQVMEVNRLQRVSFAEKIKNFYNGDIKGKKFAIWGLAFKPNTDDMREAPAIHVVNVLTKDGALCYLFDPKAMEVALSIFKGNANVHFGKNQYEVLDGVDGLVLITEWLSFREPDYERMKSLMKTPVIFDGRNQYNPRTLSNLGFHYICIGRTNV; this is encoded by the coding sequence ATGCACATTTCTGTAATTGGTGCTGGATATGTTGGTCTTGTAACCGGTGCCTGCTTTGCTGAAACAGGCAATGACGTCATATGTATGGATATAGACAAAGAAAAGATAGCAAAGCTGAAACAGGCCATTATCCCTATCTACGAGCCCCATCTTGAGGAACTTGTAAAGAATAATCTGAAAGAGGGGAGATTGAGTTTTACAAATGATATAAAAAAGGCAACAGAACATGGTCTTATAATATTCATATGTGTAAACACCCCACAGGATGAGGATGGCTCTGCAGACTTGAAATACGTTATGCATGTTGCGAGCGATGTAGGCAAGACCATTGAGAAGTACAGGATTGTGGTAATTAAATCAACAGTCCCGGTTGGGACATGCGGGAAGGTTAAAGAGGTTATAACTGAAGAGTTAAAAAAGAGGAAGCTTGAAATACCCTTTGATGTTGCTTCCAATCCAGAATTCTTAAAAGAGGGGGTAGCAGTAGACGATTGTATGAAACCGGAGAGGGTAATTATTGGTGTGGACGAGGGGAGGGTAGAAGAGATACTGAGGGAACTTTACGCACCCTTTATACGAACCGGGGCACCATTCCTTGTGATGGATATTAAATCGAGTGAAATGACAAAGTATACGGCCAATGCAATGCTGGCAACAAGGATATCCTTTATGAATCAGATTGCGAACATCTGTGAGAAGCTTGGTGCGGACGTGATGATGGTGATGAGAGGGATCGGGAGCGATTCGAGGATAGGCCCAAAATTTCTGTTTCCTGGTGTAGGTTTTGGTGGTTCTTGCTTTCCAAAAGACATAAGGGCGCTGATAAAGACCTCGCAGGACTGTGGATACAGCCCCTTCATATTAGAGCAGGTAATGGAGGTAAACAGGTTACAGAGGGTATCCTTCGCAGAGAAGATTAAGAATTTCTATAATGGTGATATTAAGGGTAAGAAGTTTGCCATATGGGGGCTTGCGTTTAAGCCAAATACCGATGACATGAGAGAAGCCCCTGCTATCCATGTAGTAAATGTACTGACAAAGGACGGCGCTTTATGTTATCTTTTTGACCCGAAGGCTATGGAGGTTGCCCTCAGCATATTTAAGGGTAATGCGAATGTTCATTTTGGAAAAAATCAGTATGAGGTCCTTGATGGCGTTGACGGTCTTGTACTGATTACTGAATGGCTTTCATTTAGAGAGCCTGATTACGAGAGGATGAAATCCCTCATGAAAACACCTGTTATATTTGATGGCAGAAACCAGTATAATCCGAGGACCCTGTCTAACTTAGGTTTTCACTATATATGTATCGGTAGAACGAATGTATAG
- a CDS encoding ribosome maturation factor RimP, producing the protein MISESETIEKIEHALIPILQDDNIELIDIEFKPSGKRWLLRIYIEKEGGVTIADCERVNRELGRVLDVEDLIEHPYLLEVSSPGLTRPLKKGEDFTRYKGRVCRILTKQEIDGKNEFKGEIINTTEDEVEIKGKIGVFTIPICAIKKANLELEL; encoded by the coding sequence ATGATATCCGAAAGTGAAACCATAGAAAAGATCGAACATGCTCTCATCCCTATCCTCCAGGATGACAACATAGAGCTAATAGACATAGAGTTTAAACCCTCAGGAAAAAGATGGCTATTACGGATATACATAGAGAAAGAAGGGGGGGTAACAATCGCAGACTGTGAAAGGGTGAACCGTGAACTCGGAAGGGTTCTTGATGTGGAGGATTTAATTGAGCATCCATATTTGCTTGAAGTCTCATCTCCTGGATTAACGAGGCCTTTAAAAAAAGGGGAGGACTTTACAAGATATAAAGGAAGGGTATGCAGGATATTAACAAAGCAAGAGATAGATGGGAAGAATGAGTTCAAAGGAGAAATCATCAATACGACTGAGGATGAAGTGGAAATTAAAGGAAAAATAGGTGTATTTACAATCCCAATATGTGCTATAAAAAAGGCAAATTTAGAGTTAGAACTATAA
- the nusA gene encoding transcription termination factor NusA — MYFDLNYVIEQVGKEKGISKEVLVEALEEAILSASKKKYGNHLELEAKYNQELGEIEVFQFKTVVEEPKEPDIEISIENARLHDPECMIGDSIGIKMDTSSLGRIAAQTAKQVIVQKVRNAESDVIYNEYKGKKGEIVTGIIQRVEKNHYIVNLGKTEALLPVKETIPGESFRQRDRIKGYILDVERTQKGCAILMSRTHPGFLMKLFELEVPEIQESIIKIIGAVREPGERAKISVYSEDPDVDPIGACVGVKGSRVQSVVQELRGEKIDIIPWSREVAKFVCNTLAPARASKVYINEEDHSMEIIVNDDQLSLAIGRKGQNVRLASKLTGWKIDINSESEVEKTSRRVIDELMENLKVSEILARVLHDEYLRDPQDIAKLTPEEMNKITSISIEDCRTIIEKAKSILDTIENSGELKTPETENDA, encoded by the coding sequence ATGTATTTTGATTTAAATTATGTAATCGAACAGGTGGGAAAAGAAAAAGGCATATCCAAGGAAGTGCTTGTCGAGGCACTTGAAGAGGCAATACTCTCAGCATCAAAGAAAAAATATGGCAACCATCTCGAACTGGAAGCCAAATATAACCAGGAACTCGGGGAAATAGAAGTCTTTCAATTCAAAACAGTGGTGGAAGAACCAAAAGAACCTGATATAGAAATTTCCATTGAAAACGCAAGATTGCATGACCCGGAATGTATGATTGGGGATAGCATAGGTATAAAAATGGACACTTCCTCACTCGGAAGGATTGCAGCACAAACTGCCAAGCAGGTGATCGTGCAAAAGGTAAGAAACGCAGAGAGCGATGTCATATACAATGAATACAAGGGTAAAAAGGGTGAGATAGTAACAGGTATTATCCAGAGGGTAGAGAAAAACCACTATATTGTAAACCTTGGGAAAACAGAAGCCCTTCTCCCTGTCAAAGAAACAATCCCTGGCGAAAGCTTTCGACAAAGGGATAGGATTAAGGGATATATCCTTGATGTTGAAAGGACCCAAAAGGGATGCGCAATACTAATGTCCAGGACTCATCCCGGTTTTCTCATGAAACTATTTGAACTTGAGGTACCAGAGATCCAGGAAAGTATTATAAAAATTATAGGTGCTGTAAGGGAACCTGGAGAAAGGGCAAAGATATCCGTATACAGTGAAGATCCTGACGTGGACCCTATAGGTGCATGTGTTGGCGTAAAAGGATCAAGGGTCCAGTCAGTAGTTCAGGAGTTAAGGGGAGAAAAGATTGATATAATACCCTGGAGCAGGGAGGTAGCAAAGTTCGTTTGCAATACCCTTGCACCTGCAAGGGCGTCAAAGGTCTATATAAACGAGGAAGACCACTCCATGGAGATTATAGTGAATGACGATCAGCTTTCCCTCGCTATAGGGAGAAAAGGCCAGAATGTCAGGCTTGCATCAAAATTGACGGGATGGAAGATAGATATAAACAGTGAATCTGAGGTAGAAAAAACCTCAAGAAGGGTTATCGATGAACTCATGGAAAATTTAAAGGTGAGTGAAATCCTTGCCCGGGTTTTACATGACGAATATTTAAGGGATCCTCAGGATATAGCAAAATTGACACCCGAGGAGATGAACAAGATAACAAGCATATCTATCGAAGACTGCAGGACGATTATAGAAAAAGCAAAGTCAATATTAGATACGATAGAAAATTCAGGTGAGTTGAAAACACCAGAAACTGAAAATGATGCGTAA
- the infB gene encoding translation initiation factor IF-2 yields MTKIKITTLTDKVSDDEILSKLKSIGVKIKDKGKGETPQEERGEKAAPAGETLVEKRVASTIIRRRVQPPPVKEKVELIEKKEEPKEKVEEKVKKPTRAARKQVGELKEPKEKEKEVKEAEPQPPPIEVQKEEKEKIQEEPLKGDTEPLGVEKEKEITKVLEEAYKHDLEKDFTLVDTEEEERKKKKTDKLLKKIEEEELEETKLKKKGIFKRKVVIKEEDLYTFRKRKPRPVPFKKEKKEKAEEKRIAEEKRLEIKPVKKIIKMRHEIQISELAKRVGIKAQDIIAKLLQLGVIVNVNQNIDFDTAYLISTELGYELEKIVSIEEEFLAMEEEQKENKENLKPRPPVVTIMGHVDHGKTLLLDTIRHTNVAEREAGGITQHIGAYAVNVNKKEIVFVDTPGHEAFTAMRARGARVTDIVVLVVAADDGVMPQTIEAIDHAKAANVPIIVAINKIDKQNANPDKVIKELSEIGLVPEEWGGTTLYAKISAKKKTGIKELLELIILQSEMLELKANPDKLAKGIIIESELDKGQGPIGTVIIQEGTLKIQDPFIAGNMFGRVRAMIDDKGNRILKAPPATPVLVVGFQDVPHGGDKFIVTTEERYAKELSRFRQEKLKEKETSKSSRTTLEELYSKMGESEKIVLNVIIKGDVRGTIDAIGEALKKLSNKKVEIQIIHSGAGAITETDVTLAMASGAIIIGFNTKPIGKAQSLAEHEKIEIRTYSVIYDVIDDIKKAMEGMLEPKIVETGIGKAEIRKVFTVSKIGTIAGCFMLEGKAIRSALVKVLRDGNTLFTGKLASLKRFKDDVKEVQAGYECGISIDNFNDIKEGDILELFIQEKERQTLDG; encoded by the coding sequence ATGACAAAGATAAAAATCACAACCCTTACAGACAAGGTAAGTGATGATGAGATTCTATCAAAATTAAAGAGTATAGGGGTAAAGATAAAAGATAAGGGAAAAGGAGAGACGCCTCAGGAAGAAAGGGGCGAAAAAGCAGCCCCTGCAGGCGAAACCCTGGTAGAGAAGAGGGTCGCCTCCACAATAATAAGAAGAAGGGTGCAACCTCCTCCCGTAAAGGAAAAGGTTGAATTAATAGAAAAAAAGGAAGAACCAAAGGAAAAGGTTGAGGAAAAGGTAAAAAAACCAACAAGGGCAGCAAGGAAGCAAGTTGGAGAGCTGAAAGAGCCAAAAGAGAAAGAGAAAGAAGTCAAGGAAGCAGAACCACAACCACCGCCCATTGAAGTTCAAAAGGAAGAAAAGGAAAAAATTCAGGAAGAACCCTTAAAGGGCGATACAGAACCTCTTGGTGTAGAAAAAGAGAAAGAGATAACCAAGGTACTGGAAGAAGCATACAAACATGACCTCGAAAAAGACTTCACCCTTGTTGATACTGAAGAAGAGGAACGTAAGAAGAAAAAAACTGACAAACTTCTAAAGAAGATAGAGGAAGAGGAGCTCGAAGAGACAAAACTAAAAAAGAAAGGGATTTTTAAAAGAAAGGTTGTTATCAAAGAAGAAGATTTATATACATTTAGAAAGCGAAAACCAAGACCGGTCCCCTTCAAAAAAGAAAAGAAAGAAAAAGCAGAAGAGAAAAGGATAGCAGAAGAGAAAAGATTAGAAATCAAACCTGTAAAAAAGATCATCAAGATGAGACATGAAATCCAGATAAGTGAACTTGCAAAGAGGGTGGGCATCAAGGCCCAGGATATCATTGCAAAATTATTACAGCTTGGTGTTATTGTAAATGTGAATCAAAACATAGATTTTGATACAGCATACCTTATCTCAACAGAATTAGGCTACGAACTGGAAAAAATTGTTTCCATAGAAGAAGAGTTCCTTGCAATGGAGGAGGAACAAAAAGAGAACAAGGAGAACCTAAAACCAAGACCTCCAGTGGTTACTATAATGGGGCATGTGGACCACGGTAAGACACTTCTCCTTGATACTATAAGACATACAAATGTAGCTGAACGTGAAGCTGGAGGTATTACGCAACACATAGGTGCATATGCGGTGAATGTAAATAAAAAGGAGATTGTCTTTGTAGACACCCCCGGACATGAAGCCTTTACAGCTATGAGGGCAAGAGGGGCTCGCGTGACAGATATAGTAGTGCTCGTTGTAGCGGCAGATGATGGTGTAATGCCCCAGACAATAGAGGCGATAGACCATGCAAAGGCAGCAAATGTTCCAATAATTGTTGCCATCAACAAAATAGATAAACAGAATGCAAACCCTGATAAAGTAATAAAGGAACTTTCAGAAATAGGTCTGGTGCCTGAGGAGTGGGGGGGAACTACATTATATGCAAAAATTTCTGCGAAAAAGAAAACAGGCATTAAGGAGCTTCTCGAATTAATAATATTGCAATCTGAAATGCTTGAACTGAAAGCAAACCCGGATAAGCTCGCAAAAGGAATCATAATAGAGTCGGAACTTGATAAGGGTCAGGGGCCCATTGGAACCGTTATAATTCAGGAAGGAACCTTAAAAATCCAGGATCCTTTCATTGCAGGCAATATGTTTGGAAGGGTCAGGGCTATGATTGATGATAAGGGTAACAGGATACTGAAAGCACCACCAGCAACACCTGTCCTTGTGGTGGGATTTCAGGATGTTCCTCATGGAGGTGATAAATTTATCGTCACTACAGAAGAGAGATACGCAAAAGAACTTTCCAGGTTCAGACAGGAAAAACTTAAAGAAAAAGAAACATCAAAGAGCTCAAGAACAACACTTGAAGAACTCTACTCAAAGATGGGTGAGTCTGAAAAAATAGTGCTCAATGTGATAATAAAAGGCGATGTGAGAGGAACAATAGATGCGATAGGAGAGGCATTAAAAAAACTATCCAACAAAAAGGTCGAGATTCAAATTATCCATAGCGGTGCAGGTGCAATTACCGAAACAGATGTAACCCTTGCAATGGCTTCAGGCGCCATAATTATAGGTTTCAATACAAAACCAATAGGCAAGGCCCAATCCCTTGCAGAACATGAAAAAATAGAAATCAGAACATACTCCGTGATATACGACGTGATAGATGACATAAAGAAAGCTATGGAAGGCATGCTGGAACCAAAAATTGTAGAAACAGGCATCGGTAAGGCAGAAATAAGAAAGGTATTCACTGTTTCGAAAATAGGCACTATCGCTGGCTGTTTTATGCTTGAGGGGAAAGCAATAAGAAGTGCTCTGGTAAAGGTGCTGAGAGATGGTAACACCTTGTTCACAGGCAAGTTGGCATCCCTCAAAAGATTCAAGGATGATGTAAAAGAGGTTCAAGCAGGTTACGAATGCGGGATATCAATAGACAACTTTAATGACATAAAAGAAGGGGATATCCTGGAGCTTTTTATCCAGGAAAAAGAAAGACAAACCCTTGATGGTTAA
- a CDS encoding DUF503 domain-containing protein translates to MIVGVSSIEIFLPENHSLKDKRQAIKRIVEKTRAKFNISIMEIEQTNLWQRASIGFSIVGVKKDHVNSAIENVYKYVESLYIGTIIDSKTEIIVIGHEI, encoded by the coding sequence ATGATTGTCGGTGTTTCAAGCATAGAGATTTTTTTACCTGAAAACCACTCATTAAAAGATAAAAGGCAGGCGATAAAAAGGATAGTGGAAAAGACAAGGGCAAAGTTTAACATATCTATCATGGAAATAGAGCAAACAAATCTCTGGCAAAGGGCAAGTATTGGTTTTTCAATAGTTGGAGTGAAAAAGGACCACGTGAACTCTGCTATTGAGAATGTGTACAAATATGTTGAGTCTCTTTATATCGGCACGATCATTGATTCAAAAACAGAAATAATAGTGATTGGTCATGAGATATAG
- the rbfA gene encoding 30S ribosome-binding factor RbfA encodes MRYRRLRVQDLLREEISSIIHRDIKDPGLGFITILEVKMSEDLKNAKVFCSIYGEDKKKEKTIDALKRSKGYIKFLLGKRIKLRFMPEINFVIDDTYEKIARIEEILKKGTHAQED; translated from the coding sequence ATGAGATATAGAAGGCTTAGGGTTCAGGATCTGTTACGGGAGGAAATTTCCTCAATAATCCACAGGGACATAAAGGATCCGGGGCTCGGATTTATCACGATACTGGAAGTAAAGATGTCCGAAGATTTAAAAAATGCAAAGGTGTTTTGCTCAATCTATGGGGAAGACAAGAAAAAAGAAAAGACAATCGATGCCTTAAAAAGATCCAAGGGTTATATTAAATTCTTACTCGGGAAAAGGATAAAACTAAGATTTATGCCCGAGATTAACTTTGTTATCGACGACACATATGAAAAAATCGCGAGGATAGAAGAGATTCTCAAAAAGGGAACCCATGCTCAAGAAGATTAA